In the genome of Spirochaetia bacterium, one region contains:
- a CDS encoding ABC transporter permease — protein MDVFTLLRRNILWRLHNAFTIIVTILQPMLWLVLYSSLASQVMQGIGIENYTAFLLPGLMILTSFGACSSNGIMNYLMKADGSFYRILIAPVRRKAIVLGQLLEAVACTGLEVMIMCIVSLFFSVRVASGLPGILLIALLVCMTAFFLSGLTYTISLCLPNEVAYETVMNAIALPIFFLSTALLPENSLSGSMALAVDINPFTHVINTLRTLVLQENIEIHTVVPTIIMLSVMCCISFSWAVHKLKKQTDL, from the coding sequence ATGGATGTCTTTACCTTACTTCGTCGAAATATACTGTGGCGTCTGCATAACGCATTCACAATCATCGTTACCATCCTGCAGCCCATGCTCTGGCTGGTACTGTACAGTTCCCTTGCCAGCCAGGTCATGCAAGGCATCGGCATTGAAAACTATACGGCTTTCCTGCTTCCCGGCCTGATGATACTGACAAGCTTCGGAGCCTGCAGCAGCAACGGCATCATGAATTACCTCATGAAGGCAGACGGAAGTTTCTACAGGATTCTGATTGCCCCTGTCAGGAGGAAGGCAATCGTACTCGGCCAGCTGCTGGAAGCGGTTGCCTGTACCGGCCTTGAAGTCATGATCATGTGCATCGTCAGCCTTTTCTTCTCGGTAAGGGTTGCATCCGGCCTTCCAGGTATATTGCTGATTGCCCTTCTGGTCTGCATGACTGCTTTTTTCCTCTCAGGCCTGACGTATACAATCAGCCTCTGTCTTCCCAACGAAGTCGCATATGAGACCGTAATGAATGCCATAGCCCTTCCGATATTCTTTCTCAGTACAGCATTGCTACCGGAAAACAGCCTGTCAGGCAGCATGGCTCTTGCCGTGGACATCAATCCCTTCACCCATGTGATCAATACACTTCGGACCTTGGTCCTGCAGGAAAACATAGAGATACATACTGTTGTCCCGACAATCATCATGCTCTCAGTAATGTGCTGCATCAGCTTTTCATGGGCAGTACATAAACTGAAAAAGCAGACAGACCTGTGA
- a CDS encoding ABC transporter ATP-binding protein has product MTAISVKDVTKAYRNGTQALCGISITVKKGEIFSLLGPNGAGKSTLVNILTTYLRPTSGEVIMLDKDICRNAAAIRRQIACVAQHTSIDMHLSLMENMLFQSRLYRIPKSEAQARIRNLIESFDLNAYMKYPVASYSGGIKRRLDIALCMISNPRILFMDEPTVGMDITSRRAMWQMIEKIKSNFGSTVFLTTHYLEEADRLSDTICIMKDGKEIIQGTPDTLRTCMHRDMLEISFASGKDAGNCFSMLQAVFALDASDLRQDKIIIKSNGNSKDLNQINRWLLEHDVNFRSIGIVQPTLEDICINLLSTGKKETI; this is encoded by the coding sequence ATGACTGCCATCAGCGTCAAGGATGTAACAAAAGCATACAGAAACGGTACCCAAGCACTATGTGGGATTTCCATAACCGTCAAGAAAGGAGAAATATTCTCCCTTCTCGGACCGAACGGTGCGGGAAAATCGACCCTCGTCAATATCCTTACCACGTATCTGCGACCCACTTCAGGTGAGGTCATCATGCTCGACAAGGATATATGCAGGAATGCAGCTGCCATCAGGAGACAGATTGCCTGTGTGGCCCAGCACACTTCAATCGACATGCATCTTTCCCTCATGGAAAACATGCTGTTCCAAAGCAGGCTGTACAGGATTCCAAAATCAGAAGCTCAGGCACGCATACGGAACCTGATCGAAAGCTTCGATCTCAATGCCTATATGAAATACCCGGTTGCATCCTATTCAGGAGGTATAAAGAGACGGCTCGACATTGCACTGTGCATGATATCGAATCCCCGGATACTGTTCATGGATGAGCCGACCGTAGGCATGGACATCACTTCCCGCCGGGCAATGTGGCAGATGATAGAGAAAATCAAAAGTAATTTCGGCAGTACCGTTTTCCTGACTACCCACTATCTGGAAGAAGCAGACAGGTTGAGTGATACCATCTGCATCATGAAGGACGGAAAGGAAATCATCCAAGGAACGCCTGATACCTTGCGGACATGCATGCACCGGGACATGCTGGAGATCAGCTTTGCCTCGGGAAAAGATGCAGGAAACTGCTTCAGCATGCTGCAGGCAGTCTTCGCCTTGGATGCATCAGATCTACGTCAGGACAAGATCATCATCAAATCAAACGGCAACAGCAAGGACCTGAATCAGATAAACCGTTGGCTGCTGGAACATGATGTCAATTTCCGCAGCATAGGCATCGTGCAACCTACGTTGGAGGATATCTGCATCAACTTGCTGTCTACAGGCAAAAAGGAGACCATATGA
- a CDS encoding AraC family transcriptional regulator: protein MESLKQLDNAIDYIEKNLDEQISYEEAARIACCSASCFQRIFSYIAGIPLSEYIRRRRMTQAAFELQATDCKILNIALKYGYTSPTSFNRTFRKVHGITPVLARAKGSVLQAYPPIRLSVKISGENAFSYRIEKKATMRMVGIRISLTSDMESNRKIVPAFWEKIIKDNRLEEISKLSDQIPETISGITFCNAPQDIRYYIAMETDKPIPKGLSEVTIPTATWVVIEDNGNFKDAVQGIFRRFPAEWLPCSGYEYAGLPDIEVYPIKKEMIRTGHIEVWIAIKKKSKD from the coding sequence ATGGAAAGCCTGAAACAGCTGGACAATGCCATCGACTACATTGAAAAGAATCTTGATGAACAGATTTCTTATGAAGAAGCAGCAAGAATCGCATGCTGTTCGGCATCCTGCTTCCAACGGATATTTTCCTATATAGCAGGAATTCCGCTGTCAGAGTATATCAGACGCCGCAGGATGACCCAAGCGGCCTTTGAACTGCAGGCTACGGATTGTAAGATCCTCAACATCGCATTGAAGTACGGATATACTTCCCCGACTTCCTTCAACAGGACCTTCAGGAAAGTACACGGTATAACTCCCGTCCTTGCACGGGCAAAGGGAAGCGTACTGCAGGCCTATCCCCCTATCCGGCTTTCAGTCAAGATTTCCGGCGAAAATGCCTTCTCCTACCGGATCGAAAAAAAGGCAACAATGAGAATGGTCGGAATTCGCATTTCCTTGACTTCTGATATGGAAAGCAACAGAAAGATTGTGCCGGCTTTCTGGGAAAAGATCATCAAGGATAACCGACTGGAAGAAATTTCCAAGCTGTCAGACCAGATTCCTGAAACAATATCAGGCATCACGTTTTGTAATGCTCCTCAGGACATTCGCTACTACATAGCCATGGAAACAGACAAACCAATTCCAAAGGGTTTGTCAGAAGTGACAATCCCTACTGCAACTTGGGTAGTCATTGAAGATAATGGCAACTTCAAGGATGCAGTCCAAGGTATCTTCAGACGTTTTCCTGCTGAATGGCTTCCTTGTTCTGGTTACGAGTATGCGGGGCTTCCCGATATAGAAGTCTACCCGATCAAGAAGGAAATGATACGGACCGGACACATTGAGGTATGGATTGCCATAAAGAAAAAGAGCAAGGACTGA
- a CDS encoding DUF2335 domain-containing protein: MPTKSSSNQKPQPTKQQQTATIKTMAAFKTRTGILPPPDELERDERLCPGITDRLLITYEKQVDHRIKIEETVIKGDSVRAARGQILAFIIVLTCVIGGFYLIAIGKDGYGIASILVPIATLAGIFYKANNQRNKERKEKRNIT; this comes from the coding sequence GTGCCAACAAAATCTAGCTCAAATCAAAAACCGCAACCGACAAAGCAACAGCAAACTGCCACTATTAAAACTATGGCCGCTTTCAAAACAAGAACAGGAATATTACCTCCTCCTGATGAATTAGAAAGAGATGAACGTCTTTGTCCTGGCATTACAGATAGGTTATTAATTACATATGAAAAACAAGTTGATCACAGAATCAAAATAGAGGAAACTGTTATCAAAGGTGATTCAGTCCGTGCAGCCAGAGGACAGATTCTTGCCTTTATTATTGTCTTAACCTGTGTAATCGGCGGATTTTATCTTATTGCTATAGGAAAAGATGGTTATGGTATTGCTTCAATTCTTGTCCCTATAGCAACATTAGCTGGCATTTTCTACAAAGCAAACAATCAAAGAAATAAAGAACGAAAAGAGAAAAGAAATATAACGTAA
- a CDS encoding CDP-alcohol phosphatidyltransferase family protein: protein MTWRHFLFYDTNTMPSNKKTKRQLLRNIADGLSISRIFLSLLALAFVDRQPVFLILFALSGLTDLADGPLARLSHLPSERGALLDTLADLPLTVAVLIYFIRSYGTLFYTFLPWIIMTVAIRITAIIVTAYRFKAFAILHTWLNKVSGLLLFLLPFGLIFMPLFQDKLLAIVITMASVSALEELGIELTAQTLNRNRKGTWDRR, encoded by the coding sequence TTGACATGGCGGCATTTTCTCTTCTATGATACCAATACCATGCCGAGCAATAAGAAAACAAAAAGACAATTGCTGAGAAACATTGCTGATGGACTGAGCATATCAAGGATATTCCTTTCCCTGCTTGCATTGGCCTTTGTCGACAGGCAGCCGGTATTCCTCATTCTGTTTGCCCTGTCAGGACTCACGGACCTTGCAGATGGTCCTCTTGCACGGCTCTCACACCTGCCATCCGAACGGGGAGCCTTGCTTGATACCCTTGCTGACCTGCCTCTGACTGTTGCAGTACTGATCTATTTCATAAGGTCATATGGTACGTTGTTCTATACCTTTTTACCTTGGATCATCATGACAGTGGCGATCCGCATTACTGCAATCATCGTCACTGCCTACCGTTTCAAGGCTTTTGCAATCCTTCATACCTGGTTGAACAAAGTTTCAGGTCTCCTGCTGTTTCTCCTTCCGTTCGGCCTGATCTTTATGCCGTTATTCCAAGACAAACTGCTTGCCATCGTCATCACCATGGCTTCTGTATCGGCCTTGGAAGAACTTGGCATCGAGCTTACGGCACAGACCCTCAACAGGAATCGCAAGGGAACATGGGATCGCCGTTGA
- a CDS encoding transposase, producing MGVSEEIRKVERPKNTIVEDSGREGVNRYSVRVRSGTKYIRGGNPQPGNGRVIGHIVNGRFVPITDRMSDEPDSLSYGAAAMARSVSDDLFEDLLAVYPPNESAMIMAIAMLKALRPGIAANRYSTHYERTFISKYYPHVALSKNSVGSLFKKLGMDGKKRKAFYASRISRAAEDHHIAIDGTLKQDTSNVNDLSAFSYKARVKGCRDVSVLYAYEIETLEPLCAEVFPGNSIDASSFSAFINDNNISKGIIVADKGFPVSSIAKDLKSRPELHFMTPIRRVDHRIHDNDMLEFNEVVTGTDKSVVGKKVKLNNGSYLYSFRDPCLAGREESSFISRSKEKKTFDSEKYLSHKDTYGVVVFESDLDLTLSQVYRNYEDRWLLELLFAQYKGEECLDSTNVQGDYSLIGVEFVNFIATLMTSRMVRKAALAKLLDAMTYGDLMEDLSSAWRKADATRKPNSADNKWVHTLPSVLALLEKLGLSEPLVKEPKKRGRPKKVRTMPEKPKRPRGRPRKNKEISVEINKL from the coding sequence ATGGGTGTTTCAGAAGAGATTCGTAAAGTAGAGAGGCCAAAGAATACTATTGTCGAAGACAGCGGCAGGGAAGGAGTGAACAGATATTCCGTGCGTGTAAGGTCAGGGACAAAGTACATCAGAGGGGGAAACCCCCAACCAGGAAACGGGAGAGTTATCGGACATATCGTCAATGGACGGTTCGTGCCGATTACTGACAGGATGTCGGATGAGCCTGATTCCCTGTCCTATGGAGCAGCGGCAATGGCCAGATCTGTTTCAGATGATCTGTTTGAAGATCTCCTTGCAGTATATCCGCCGAATGAATCCGCTATGATTATGGCAATTGCAATGCTTAAGGCCTTAAGGCCAGGAATAGCAGCCAATAGATATTCCACACACTATGAAAGGACATTCATATCCAAATACTATCCCCACGTGGCATTGAGCAAGAATTCCGTAGGCTCACTCTTTAAGAAACTCGGGATGGATGGCAAGAAGAGAAAAGCTTTCTATGCATCCAGGATAAGCAGGGCAGCAGAGGACCATCATATTGCCATTGATGGGACTTTGAAGCAGGATACCAGCAATGTGAATGACCTTTCCGCCTTTTCCTATAAGGCCCGAGTGAAAGGATGCAGGGATGTTTCAGTGCTCTATGCATATGAAATAGAGACATTGGAGCCTCTATGCGCTGAGGTTTTTCCAGGGAACAGTATCGATGCAAGCTCTTTTTCTGCATTTATCAATGATAATAATATAAGCAAGGGCATAATAGTAGCAGATAAAGGTTTTCCTGTCAGTTCGATAGCAAAAGACTTGAAATCCAGGCCAGAGCTCCACTTCATGACACCTATAAGGAGAGTTGACCACAGAATCCATGACAATGACATGTTGGAATTCAATGAAGTGGTCACGGGGACAGACAAAAGTGTTGTCGGAAAGAAGGTAAAGCTCAATAATGGCAGCTATCTCTATTCTTTCAGAGATCCTTGCCTTGCAGGCAGAGAGGAAAGCTCTTTTATTTCCAGGTCAAAGGAGAAGAAGACTTTTGACAGTGAAAAGTACCTATCCCATAAGGATACGTATGGAGTCGTTGTTTTTGAATCAGACCTAGACTTGACCCTGAGTCAGGTCTACAGGAACTATGAGGACAGATGGTTGCTTGAACTTCTTTTTGCTCAATATAAGGGGGAGGAATGTCTCGATTCAACGAACGTGCAAGGAGATTATTCACTCATCGGAGTAGAATTCGTAAACTTCATAGCTACACTCATGACATCCAGGATGGTAAGGAAGGCCGCTCTTGCGAAACTCTTGGATGCGATGACTTATGGCGATCTGATGGAAGACCTTTCATCTGCATGGAGAAAAGCTGACGCTACCAGGAAACCAAATTCAGCCGACAACAAATGGGTACACACCTTGCCTTCAGTGTTGGCCTTGCTTGAAAAACTCGGGCTCTCTGAACCACTTGTCAAGGAACCAAAGAAGCGTGGAAGACCTAAAAAGGTAAGGACTATGCCGGAAAAGCCCAAAAGGCCTAGAGGCCGTCCAAGAAAAAACAAAGAAATTTCAGTTGAAATCAACAAACTATAG
- the gnd gene encoding decarboxylating NADP(+)-dependent phosphogluconate dehydrogenase: protein MLADIGLIGLAVMGENLVLNLESKGYTVAVFNRTVSKVDCFTAGRGKGKAILGCHSLEELIKNTKSPHIIMLMIKAGLPVEELIKQLIPLLSSGDVIIDGGNSNYNDTERRVKLLESKGLYFIGTGISGGEIGALTGPAIMPGGSHGAWKLISQMFFDISAKAGQKQTPCCNWVGNGGAGHFVKMVHNGIEYGDMQLICEIYWIMKKALHMNNIEIANTFATWNDSNLNSYLVEITSNILKFKDTDGNFLVDKILDSAGQKGTGKWTVEAALDEDIPLTLISSAVFARCLSAEKDQRVQAAEKFLRNSPTQKLKFLNNRTLSPEELHSALYTAKIISYAQGFELISKAGQMHNWNLDLASIALTWRGGCIIRSSFLNDISQAYATDPFLTNLITNTYFKKAIEENQLGLRHTVIFAMDLGISLPALTTAVSWLDGYTSADSPANLLQAQRDYFGAHTYERINQARGKFFHTNWTGKGGKTASSSYSV from the coding sequence ATGCTTGCAGATATTGGGTTAATCGGATTGGCTGTGATGGGAGAAAACCTTGTACTTAATTTAGAAAGCAAGGGATATACTGTTGCTGTCTTTAATAGAACTGTATCTAAAGTCGATTGTTTTACCGCAGGAAGAGGAAAAGGTAAAGCAATCTTAGGTTGCCATAGTCTGGAAGAACTTATTAAAAATACAAAGTCACCACATATCATCATGCTGATGATTAAAGCTGGTCTTCCTGTTGAAGAATTGATTAAGCAACTTATACCACTGCTTAGTTCTGGAGATGTAATTATTGATGGTGGAAACTCTAATTATAATGATACAGAAAGAAGAGTTAAGTTACTGGAAAGCAAAGGACTATATTTCATCGGTACAGGTATATCAGGAGGAGAAATAGGAGCACTTACTGGACCGGCTATTATGCCTGGAGGTTCCCATGGAGCTTGGAAACTTATCTCTCAGATGTTCTTTGATATTTCGGCTAAGGCTGGACAAAAACAGACACCTTGTTGTAATTGGGTAGGAAATGGTGGAGCGGGACATTTCGTCAAGATGGTACACAATGGCATCGAATACGGAGATATGCAACTTATTTGTGAAATCTATTGGATAATGAAAAAAGCATTGCATATGAATAATATTGAAATTGCCAATACCTTTGCTACTTGGAATGATAGTAACCTCAATTCGTATCTTGTCGAAATCACCAGTAACATACTTAAGTTTAAAGACACAGATGGTAATTTCCTTGTAGATAAAATACTTGATTCTGCCGGGCAAAAAGGAACAGGGAAATGGACTGTTGAAGCTGCATTGGACGAAGACATTCCGTTAACCCTTATTTCATCAGCAGTATTTGCTAGGTGTTTGTCAGCAGAAAAGGATCAACGGGTTCAGGCCGCAGAAAAATTCCTTCGTAACTCCCCTACCCAAAAATTAAAGTTTCTTAACAATCGAACTTTATCACCTGAAGAACTACATAGTGCATTATATACAGCAAAGATTATTTCATATGCACAAGGTTTTGAATTAATTAGCAAGGCAGGACAAATGCATAATTGGAACTTGGATCTTGCCTCAATCGCCTTAACATGGCGTGGAGGTTGCATTATTCGGTCATCATTCCTCAATGATATATCACAGGCTTATGCTACAGATCCATTCTTGACAAACCTTATTACCAATACATATTTTAAAAAAGCCATTGAAGAAAACCAATTAGGTTTACGTCATACCGTAATTTTTGCCATGGACCTAGGTATTAGTCTGCCAGCGCTGACTACTGCTGTTTCATGGTTAGACGGTTATACTAGTGCAGATTCTCCAGCTAACTTGTTACAAGCTCAAAGAGATTATTTCGGTGCTCATACCTACGAAAGAATTAATCAAGCACGTGGTAAATTCTTTCATACGAATTGGACAGGCAAAGGGGGGAAAACCGCCTCTTCAAGTTATTCGGTATAA
- a CDS encoding MurR/RpiR family transcriptional regulator — MDHNESCLQLIKTLYPSFSKKEKIIADYILNDPSLGISPSIDSLAENIGISESTLVRFAKKLGYTGYQQFRIALVEETVKRESNLFELPINKEDDEIDIIFSAAISTLQSTQKYLDRNSIKKASKWINEADKTIMLGLGGSNIVSEDAFHKLMRTGINCVFAQDFHIQLMLVSQLTKNDVVLVTSHTGVNKDTMSLMDEAKEKGSKIILLTSNKRSPLAMKADLVLSVSVTTQTPVAESFTGRIAQMMIIDTVYVELMKIRKTGMKSLESMRDIIASRRN; from the coding sequence ATGGATCATAATGAAAGTTGCCTTCAATTAATAAAGACACTCTATCCCAGTTTCAGCAAGAAAGAAAAAATAATTGCCGATTATATTCTCAATGATCCCTCATTGGGCATATCACCAAGTATCGATAGTTTGGCAGAAAATATAGGTATAAGCGAATCAACCCTAGTCAGGTTTGCAAAAAAACTAGGATACACTGGTTATCAGCAATTCAGAATAGCATTGGTGGAAGAAACAGTTAAAAGAGAATCAAATCTATTCGAATTGCCAATCAATAAAGAAGATGATGAAATTGATATCATTTTCTCAGCTGCTATATCAACTCTTCAAAGTACACAGAAATATCTTGACAGGAACAGTATAAAAAAAGCATCGAAATGGATAAATGAAGCTGATAAAACCATCATGCTAGGTCTTGGAGGCTCAAATATTGTAAGTGAAGATGCTTTCCATAAATTAATGAGAACAGGAATAAACTGTGTTTTTGCACAAGATTTTCATATTCAACTTATGCTTGTATCACAGCTTACAAAAAATGATGTCGTCTTGGTTACCTCTCATACCGGTGTTAATAAAGATACAATGAGCCTAATGGATGAAGCAAAGGAAAAGGGATCTAAAATAATTCTTCTCACAAGCAACAAAAGATCTCCTTTAGCCATGAAGGCTGACCTTGTCCTAAGTGTTTCTGTTACGACACAAACTCCTGTTGCAGAGTCTTTTACAGGAAGAATTGCACAGATGATGATAATAGATACCGTATATGTTGAACTTATGAAAATTCGAAAAACAGGAATGAAATCTCTAGAAAGCATGAGAGACATCATTGCTTCACGGAGAAATTAA
- a CDS encoding iron ABC transporter permease: MRKVGQTDPILLITIIVVMASLVLFSVIPLLQILVQSFVSFDGNFSLQAYIKAFTSRQNFHALTDSLLLGVTSGIIATAIGFAFSYCASYVAMKGKGVFNLIAMLPIVSPPFAVALSLILLFGSRGFITYTVLGLRDVNIYGFKGILFAQVLSYFPISYLLLNGVLGEIDPSIEEAARNCGASRWNTFKDVTFPLTLPGIANSFLLVFIKSVADFGNPITIGGDYPTLATQIYFQAIGNYDMQGGAAVAILLLIISMGLYVFSKYFVTSKSYVTITGKATRERVMICEKHITRPLNTFCLTISGIVIAFYILIPMVSFTKLWGINYSLTLDNYRYALAIGLEGLKDSTLMAAFATPITGIIAMVIAYLVVRRRFFGRKSMEFISMLGMTVPGTVMGIGFVLTFNNKPFVLTGTLLIMVLSCVVRYLPIGVQSGVTSLKQIDPSIEEAAADLGANSFKVFTSVTLPLIKTAFFGGLVYTFVKSMTTISAVIFLISARYKLLTVSILDQVDAGKFGVASAMSTLLIVVVYIAIAVLYWFIGKLGVNKKDIKLI; the protein is encoded by the coding sequence ATGAGAAAAGTTGGACAAACAGATCCTATTCTACTAATCACAATCATAGTGGTAATGGCATCTTTAGTTCTTTTTTCTGTAATTCCATTGTTGCAGATACTGGTACAAAGTTTTGTTTCTTTTGATGGCAATTTTTCTTTGCAGGCATATATAAAAGCTTTTACTTCACGACAGAACTTTCATGCACTTACAGATAGCCTGCTTTTAGGGGTAACGTCAGGCATCATTGCCACAGCAATAGGTTTTGCATTCTCTTACTGTGCTTCCTATGTAGCAATGAAGGGAAAGGGTGTATTTAATCTGATTGCGATGCTGCCGATTGTATCTCCACCGTTTGCTGTTGCCCTTTCTCTTATTTTGCTTTTTGGAAGCCGAGGGTTTATTACGTACACTGTACTTGGCCTAAGAGATGTAAATATCTATGGATTCAAGGGCATACTTTTTGCACAAGTACTATCATATTTTCCGATTTCATATCTACTGTTGAATGGCGTATTAGGAGAAATTGACCCTTCAATAGAAGAAGCTGCTAGAAATTGTGGTGCAAGTCGATGGAATACTTTCAAAGATGTGACATTTCCATTGACATTGCCAGGGATTGCAAACTCATTTCTTTTGGTATTCATAAAATCAGTAGCAGATTTCGGTAATCCGATTACCATTGGCGGAGACTATCCAACCTTGGCAACACAAATTTATTTTCAAGCTATTGGCAACTATGATATGCAAGGAGGAGCTGCTGTTGCCATTTTACTTCTGATTATTTCAATGGGGTTATATGTATTCAGTAAATATTTCGTTACAAGTAAATCATATGTAACTATTACAGGAAAAGCAACGCGAGAAAGGGTAATGATCTGTGAAAAACATATTACGAGACCATTGAATACATTTTGTTTAACTATTTCTGGAATTGTAATTGCTTTTTATATTTTGATTCCTATGGTATCTTTTACCAAACTTTGGGGTATCAATTATTCTCTCACGCTTGATAACTATCGCTATGCACTTGCAATCGGGCTTGAAGGACTGAAAGATTCGACATTAATGGCTGCGTTTGCAACACCGATTACCGGAATTATTGCAATGGTTATTGCTTATTTAGTAGTCAGAAGAAGATTTTTCGGACGAAAAAGTATGGAATTCATTTCTATGCTCGGTATGACAGTTCCCGGAACTGTAATGGGAATTGGTTTTGTCTTGACTTTCAATAACAAACCTTTTGTATTGACTGGTACTTTGCTGATTATGGTCCTATCTTGCGTAGTCAGATACTTGCCGATAGGAGTACAGTCTGGAGTTACATCCTTGAAGCAAATTGATCCTTCAATTGAAGAAGCCGCAGCTGATCTTGGAGCGAATTCTTTTAAAGTTTTTACATCAGTTACATTGCCATTGATTAAGACAGCATTCTTTGGAGGGTTGGTCTATACCTTTGTAAAAAGTATGACGACAATCAGTGCAGTTATTTTCTTAATTTCAGCTCGTTATAAGTTGTTGACAGTTTCTATTCTCGATCAGGTTGATGCTGGCAAATTTGGTGTCGCTTCGGCTATGTCAACTTTGTTGATTGTTGTCGTTTATATTGCAATTGCAGTTCTGTATTGGTTTATTGGTAAACTTGGTGTCAATAAAAAAGATATCAAATTAATCTAA
- a CDS encoding ABC transporter ATP-binding protein has translation MSNKSVRLENITKEYISPNKKIFKAVDHISLEISEGEFVTLLGPSGCGKTTTLRMIAGFETPTAGRIYIGNTEINSLTPDKRNTAMVFQSYALFPHYDVFNNISYGLRLKKLGAEEISAKVHGIISLVGLEGLETRFPNQLSGGQQQRVALARALVMEPAVMLFDEPLSNLDAKLRVSMRNEIRKIQQRLGVTSIYVTHDQSEAMSLSDRIIIMNNGNIEQVGTPVEVYKEPSSKFVANFIGKANFIPATVIKKITEDKVLVSFFNTTETVRADVKKTYQPGDQVDLLIRPESIEIDSQGKFLGKVSVSTFMGNLQEYFLEIGGITLDVEQTNPDTDHMVKAGEEIRFAIKAANFHIV, from the coding sequence ATGAGTAATAAATCTGTAAGGTTGGAAAATATAACCAAAGAATATATATCGCCGAATAAGAAGATATTCAAAGCTGTAGACCATATTTCACTCGAGATCTCAGAAGGTGAATTTGTCACTTTACTTGGTCCTTCTGGTTGCGGCAAGACTACTACATTGAGAATGATAGCCGGATTTGAAACACCTACTGCTGGTAGGATATACATTGGAAATACCGAAATCAATTCTCTGACACCAGATAAGAGAAATACTGCAATGGTTTTCCAATCATATGCCCTTTTTCCTCATTATGATGTATTCAATAATATTTCCTATGGCCTTCGTCTTAAGAAACTTGGTGCAGAAGAGATATCCGCCAAAGTACATGGAATAATTTCATTAGTAGGTCTTGAAGGACTTGAAACAAGATTTCCTAATCAACTGTCAGGGGGGCAGCAGCAACGGGTAGCTTTGGCACGTGCATTGGTGATGGAGCCTGCCGTTATGCTTTTTGATGAACCGCTTTCAAACCTTGATGCAAAGCTTCGTGTATCTATGCGGAATGAAATTAGAAAAATTCAGCAACGGCTTGGTGTTACAAGTATTTACGTTACCCATGATCAGTCTGAAGCCATGAGTCTTTCTGATCGAATCATAATCATGAATAATGGCAATATTGAGCAAGTAGGGACTCCTGTTGAAGTATACAAAGAACCCTCTTCGAAATTTGTTGCAAATTTCATTGGTAAAGCAAACTTCATCCCCGCTACCGTTATTAAGAAAATAACAGAAGATAAAGTGTTGGTATCGTTTTTTAATACTACCGAAACGGTCAGGGCCGATGTAAAAAAAACATATCAGCCCGGTGATCAGGTTGATTTACTTATACGTCCTGAGTCCATTGAAATTGATTCACAAGGGAAATTTCTAGGTAAAGTGTCTGTTTCTACCTTTATGGGTAATCTTCAGGAATATTTTCTTGAAATAGGCGGAATTACTCTTGATGTTGAACAAACAAACCCTGATACGGATCATATGGTGAAAGCAGGAGAAGAGATTAGATTTGCAATCAAGGCTGCAAATTTTCATATTGTTTAA